A segment of the Nasonia vitripennis strain AsymCx chromosome 2, Nvit_psr_1.1, whole genome shotgun sequence genome:
AGTTTATAGAtgtattttaaagaaaaggtgattttgggaaatattttaaatattaaattatgtgtGCGTATGCGACGCGGTAAATAAAAGTCGGATAGTCTGCGTCGCGTACCTCAAAACAATACTTATATGAAAGCTTCCACGAAACATCGCGACTCAAAGTAGCGATCactataatatttataattctgATGATGCATACTTTAAATTTTTATCTCAATAATCGATGGATTCGATGTATACGCTATTTATTAAGTTTTCTTAAACAGTGCGCATAACTTAAGTTATACTGACGTATAAAACAGAATAAGGGTTGGCTTTGACCTATATCAAGCTTGTTTACGCACGCGTAAAAGTTTAcgttaatatttaaaaaatattttaataaacacCTTTTTTCGTGCTTATTTAAAAGAGGTATATATAACGTTCTTTAGAGAAAAACAAAGTcagtaaaaaaagaagattcGCGCTAATGGTTCAGAAAAACTGACGAATATATAAGAGTAAATAGTTATACAAGTGCAAGTGGTTAGATAATTTAGTGTTTGTTTTAAGGTGCATTATCGCAAGGTGCTCTTCCGGTTTCCAagtaacaaaatatataataccGACTATGGAATCTTTCCTGTAACTTGATGCTCCagctgtatatctatatcagGTTGATTGCAGTAAAACGGATGCAATGAGGCACGCGTTAAGCAATTATTCGAGTCAACCGTAAAGATTCTTTTCGATTCGTTACGACTGCATTGTGTGGATTATCGTATAAAAGTAGAGTAGTGAAGCCAGATGATTTCAGTACTTCGTGAACAAGTAAACTTTAGCTTGACATCATGGAAGCAACGTTCGCTAAGATCGTAATTTTGTGCATTGTTGGAGTCGCAATAACTGAAGTTGTAAGTTCTTCTATTTTTCTAATTCTATAATTGATTTAGCCAAATACAATCATATTGTTtgaggaataaatataaatttgatggtttttaaattttcgagaGAACCAATAAATCAtcgaattattaaaatacctGTTTACTTTTAAAGACGTGTGGAAGTATAGaagtaaaaaatttagaaatccAAAATGTTCCAAATGATTATTTCGGAGAAATCGAGACGGAAGTCAAACCCGTAGACGACAACAGTCTAATTTCCGTAAAAGTGCCGATACTCAAGGGCATTGGCGAGGGATATCAAGTATTTACGATCGATTGtttataaattgtaataattaaccgtattacttattttaataactaTTTCCTTTCGATTCATCCGCAGTTGAAGGTGAATTTGAAGTTTAACAATATTCCAATTTTGAAGGACCAAGTGTTTCCTCTCTGCGACGCGATCGCCAAAGACGGATTTTTCAAGCCTCTCATTGAAAAGATAGAGCCTGCTGGCAAGTTCCCATCGGCCTGTCCGATTCCAGCAGTGCGTATATTGgaatatatcattatttttgatgGATTTATGGATAATAAGATCGTacaaattcttttattttctgcatttaGGGCGAATGGTCGGTTTCCGATTTCAAAATCAATATGAAAGACTTTCTGCCATTCGGTGTATCTCCGTCGGGAGATTTCGACGTAGAGCTCGATGTCGGAGAACCAAATGCCGAGCCTTTGGTAAAGGTACTTGTATCAGGAACTATAAAGGCTTTAACCGGCTTACCCAGTCTGGGCTCATTGTTCTAATTATTGTAAGAACTATCAACTGATAACCTAGATTTTCTATTCTTTATAGCGTTgtgatattattatattaccaAGAAAAAGATACACATGTTGTAAGTTTAAGATAGATGTACTTATTATTCGATATagtttacattattatttacttatatgtacaacaaaattaaataaaatgccgtattgtatttattcctgtaaaaaaaaatatatatatatatatatacatatttctcAAAAAACAAATACACAACTATtagtaaaaaagtaaatgTTTAATCTAAAAATGACATAAGTTGGAGTAAATACTTGTTGATTGCTGTTAACTTCCAGTGCTGCAGTTTCGTGAACcctttgaatttttcttatCCTGCTGTACTTTCAAACTCGTACCGGATTTGATTGGCTTTGCACGTACTTTTGAGTCCTgggttatttattttattattattaaatttgttcAAATTATTCTAAAACAGAATTAAAATACCTTTCCCAAACTTTTGATACTCGTTGTCGACGCAGTTGGCTTCTCTGTGCAATAAAGTAACTCGAATTCAATTCATAAATccattttgaatattaaaaagatCGGCCTCTTACGTAAAAGTCTACAGCAATGGCCAATATTATCCTTGGGTAAAATTGGTTTTCGCGTGTTCGTTGATTCGTTTCTTGGTCTCCGTATATTGCTTATTCCAATAGATGTCTGCGCAGTGTTTTTACGTTACAAACTGTATATTCAacaagtgtttttaaatacaaGTAGTAAAAAAATTCGAACCGGATTGCTCATTTCCTTCTTCTGTTTTGCTGCATCGTTGCCTCTCCACAGATCTTCGAAGATCGTTTTCTGACATTTACGTAAAACGAAGTTACGTTTTATTGTCGAATACAAAATGATCATAATGTACCTTTTCCGGGCCGAGAACCATATCCTTGATGGAAGCCAACTCTGAAATTTCCAACTCCGAATCCGACTTGTTGGGAAGCTGGCTGGAATCTTTGCTCGGCAAGCAGGAGATTCCAATGTTGTCCTGCGGCGCCGTTAAAGCTCTTCTCCTTGTGAGCAATTTGTCACCCTCGTCACTCGCATCGTTTGCTGCATCGAAAGCAGTCGTAAAACGAGTATTCCAAGGTATTTCGCAcagacaaaagaaaaaaccatTCCGAAGCAATTGAAAGGCCACCTTGCAGTATGCAGGAGAGTCCTAGGCTATCTTTGGGCTGATAAGTACCAGCGCGTCGACGATGAATGCGCAGCGTGCCGTCTCGCGGGGATTCGTTTTTCGTATCCCTCATCGTCCAAGATAAGGATTAAGTATCCACTTAACATTGACGCCTGCGAGCGAGTGTCGATGGCTCTGCGCTTGGACGACGTATTATTTTTACGCTGCACGTTTCGTCggcgcgacgacgatgatCCGCGAGCGAGCAAGAAGAGACGACGACGGATGTTTATGTCAAAACAATGAAGTTGACTGATACTAGAGGCATCCGCGTCGTCGCGTTTTTTTCGAGGGGGAGAGGGTGTTCTAGGACTATTTCAAAAGCATAAGATATATCgttttgaaattatataagaTTCTATTTTTAATGCTAGCTAGAAAGTATTTCAGGCTTAAGCGGAAAATGTGCGGTTCTAGAAATACTAGTTTTATCtcggtataataataaataagatttaaaaataaaacgaagaacgtgtgtgtataaatagCGACGAAAATTATTCGCAGTCAAAGCTTTCTGTTTTGCGAGCAATCTGATTTCCGTTATGTTTCGCGGAATTCGCGATAAGCGCTAAATCTGCAGCGTCAGCTTCTTCCCCTGCTATAGTCGTATATACGACTTCTCCATCTTGACTCTCGTATTTATGAATGCATATATCGCTTGTGACATTCCGCGCACATCTTTATACGTTATATAGAGAAGAAACGAAATTATCGAacgatatttaaatttattcaaaattaagtacgattttttaaattacagtTGTTTTCGTCGACTCGACAGAAATTAGCACGAATCGAGTGCTCGGCTACTTATCAAAACGTTATCGTTACGCAAAACTCCATAATCACCTTATGTGTCCAATTATGCGTTGCACAAAAAGATCATCGCTACTTCGGTCGATAACTCGACTTCGAAACATATAAGCTAAATTTTCGGACGCAAAATGAAGCATCAGCTTAATACAGCAAAGTCGTTCCTCCGCCGATAAATTAGCGCgttttttgctttttcgatATAAGCGCCGCCTTCAAAGTGAACGTCCCAATTTCCCCATATCTAAAATAAGTATACAGCCGAGAAGCCCAGCTGCGCTGCTCCAAAAATTTCGGAGCACCAATCACCATAATATTATGATCATCACGCATTTCGAGCGTGGCGCGCAACAGCGCGAATCAGCTGATCAAACGAGCGCATGCAGCTATTGCCGTGACCTCTGCCGCGCTTCGAACTAAGGAGCATCAGTTATTAGAGACGCTGCAGTGCGTTGTATCGTGCTTGGCGTGTCCGCGTGTAGCGTACACAGGGtctagtcgtcgtcgtcgtcgtgtagCGGCGTGCTGTAGTG
Coding sequences within it:
- the LOC100678716 gene encoding uncharacterized protein LOC100678716, with product MEATFAKIVILCIVGVAITEVTCGSIEVKNLEIQNVPNDYFGEIETEVKPVDDNSLISVKVPILKGIGEGYQLKVNLKFNNIPILKDQVFPLCDAIAKDGFFKPLIEKIEPAGKFPSACPIPAGEWSVSDFKINMKDFLPFGVSPSGDFDVELDVGEPNAEPLVKVLVSGTIKALTGLPSLGSLF
- the LOC100679000 gene encoding uncharacterized protein LOC100679000 produces the protein MRDTKNESPRDGTLRIHRRRAGTYQPKDSLGLSCILQANDASDEGDKLLTRRRALTAPQDNIGISCLPSKDSSQLPNKSDSELEISELASIKDMVLGPEKKTIFEDLWRGNDAAKQKKEMSNPTSIGISNIRRPRNESTNTRKPILPKDNIGHCCRLLQKPTASTTSIKSLGKDSKVRAKPIKSGTSLKVQQDKKNSKGSRNCSTGS